A stretch of Endozoicomonas sp. SCSIO W0465 DNA encodes these proteins:
- a CDS encoding transposase, with translation MTKFEMVAMLTSDHQVILRELASYTTFLAGALSSTAVPTFCELLFGCMLSADGFVTQALLTIDFHCVWSSYHHWLSQGKWQWKNLARHLIRLVCSKAPENQPVVLGLDDWVIERFSDKAPACRTHHQHSKKRNRPTYIWGQCWVSLAIIFERAADEVFTAIPVISFPTPASGNTSKLKIAVAMLRVVRNEVKDRVLRLLTDCWYMNWTLIKPALEMNIEVVGQIPSNRALYALPPAPTVKKRGRPKKYGIKMTTEQVKKLPEEKATVWMYGKFRKIRYRTLICRARFLKGREVRVVWSRFENDKGLTESRIFISTNPELEGLEVLRAYSRRWPVEPMFHQLKHAFGCCHLWQQKLRTLLRWMHLKMAGYALLQLLTVCKNQACLNISRIPWRSPDTTTAGMMKIALSGIIPRFSIRKGWNRYKQKYEFNFRDLIDQLIPDNSEAA, from the coding sequence ATGACGAAATTCGAGATGGTTGCCATGCTCACTTCAGATCATCAAGTAATCCTCAGGGAGCTCGCTTCATATACAACCTTTCTTGCTGGAGCGCTATCATCAACTGCAGTACCAACGTTCTGCGAACTGCTGTTCGGTTGCATGCTTTCAGCCGACGGCTTTGTTACACAGGCGTTGTTAACAATTGATTTTCATTGTGTGTGGAGCAGCTACCACCACTGGCTATCTCAGGGCAAGTGGCAATGGAAGAACTTGGCACGCCACTTGATCCGTCTGGTCTGCTCCAAAGCTCCTGAGAATCAACCTGTGGTCCTGGGGCTTGATGACTGGGTAATCGAACGGTTTTCCGACAAAGCCCCTGCTTGTCGTACACATCATCAACACAGCAAGAAACGCAATCGGCCGACGTACATCTGGGGGCAGTGTTGGGTTTCCCTGGCCATCATATTTGAGCGGGCTGCAGATGAAGTATTTACCGCCATACCGGTGATCTCATTTCCGACACCAGCTTCAGGTAACACCAGCAAACTGAAAATTGCCGTGGCCATGCTCAGGGTGGTACGCAATGAAGTGAAGGATCGAGTGCTACGCCTGCTAACCGATTGCTGGTATATGAACTGGACACTGATAAAGCCAGCTCTGGAAATGAACATAGAAGTTGTTGGTCAGATACCTTCAAATCGGGCCCTCTATGCTTTGCCGCCAGCACCCACCGTAAAGAAGCGAGGGCGCCCAAAAAAGTACGGCATCAAGATGACGACAGAACAGGTTAAGAAACTGCCGGAAGAAAAAGCAACAGTATGGATGTACGGCAAATTTCGCAAAATACGTTATCGTACCCTGATCTGTCGCGCCAGATTCCTTAAAGGTCGTGAAGTACGCGTCGTCTGGAGTCGCTTTGAAAATGACAAAGGTCTGACCGAAAGCAGAATATTCATCTCGACCAATCCGGAACTTGAGGGACTGGAGGTGCTTCGTGCCTATTCCCGGAGATGGCCGGTAGAGCCAATGTTTCACCAACTCAAACATGCTTTTGGCTGTTGCCATTTATGGCAGCAGAAATTGCGAACACTGCTTCGATGGATGCATTTGAAAATGGCAGGCTATGCATTATTGCAGTTATTAACCGTTTGTAAAAATCAGGCATGTCTGAATATTTCTCGGATACCCTGGAGAAGCCCGGATACAACCACTGCAGGCATGATGAAAATTGCTCTTTCAGGAATTATTCCGAGGTTCTCTATTCGCAAGGGCTGGAACAGATATAAGCAAAAATATGAGTTCAATTTTCGCGATCTGATCGACCAGTTAATACCGGATAATTCAGAAGCAGCATAA
- a CDS encoding transposase, whose translation MSVSAGTVANFVARTYENLASTEEVIRDALRESSVAGADETGMRAEGSLHWLHVMRDEQWTLYYLSEKRGREAMDTMGILLTFAGVLVHDHWKSYFAYAATHVLCNAHHLRELLGVVDRDSKSTGVAIDEATEAFLALLQGL comes from the coding sequence ATGAGTGTAAGTGCAGGCACTGTCGCCAATTTTGTGGCCAGAACCTATGAAAATCTGGCTTCTACTGAAGAGGTTATTCGTGACGCCTTGCGGGAATCGTCTGTTGCCGGAGCCGATGAAACGGGTATGCGGGCCGAGGGCTCTTTGCACTGGCTACACGTTATGCGGGATGAACAATGGACGCTCTACTACTTGTCTGAAAAGCGAGGTCGTGAGGCCATGGACACGATGGGCATACTGCTAACATTTGCAGGCGTTCTGGTTCATGATCATTGGAAATCCTATTTTGCATATGCGGCAACTCACGTACTTTGCAATGCCCATCACCTGAGGGAGCTTTTGGGTGTTGTTGATAGGGACAGCAAATCAACTGGCGTTGCGATTGATGAAGCTACTGAGGCTTTCCTGGCATTACTGCAAGGGCTTTAA
- a CDS encoding transposase, with product MLLIGTANQLALRLMKLLRLSWHYCKGFKTIGMLQMPSVVCERIEKIYDRLLQRALMKEVVYMEKQREELKRKKVKNTKAYNLFKRLTEFKAETLRFMSDFTIPFDNNGSERDVRMAKLKQKISGCFRSADGGSMFARIRSYLSSARKQGMDIYLGLTH from the coding sequence GTGTTGTTGATAGGGACAGCAAATCAACTGGCGTTGCGATTGATGAAGCTACTGAGGCTTTCCTGGCATTACTGCAAGGGCTTTAAGACCATAGGTATGCTACAGATGCCAAGTGTTGTCTGTGAACGAATCGAGAAGATTTATGACCGGTTGCTTCAGCGGGCTCTAATGAAAGAAGTCGTCTATATGGAGAAGCAACGAGAGGAGCTTAAGCGCAAGAAAGTCAAGAATACTAAAGCTTACAATCTCTTCAAACGACTCACTGAGTTCAAGGCTGAGACACTGCGCTTCATGTCAGATTTTACCATTCCCTTCGATAACAATGGCAGTGAGCGGGATGTTCGAATGGCCAAGTTAAAGCAGAAAATCTCAGGCTGCTTCAGGAGTGCAGACGGTGGTTCTATGTTTGCACGGATTCGCAGCTATTTGTCGTCTGCCAGAAAACAGGGAATGGACATATATCTAGGACTTACGCATTGA
- a CDS encoding transposase: MFAVEKNRTVSLEKGKWQQVQHLDIPDNGLDVWLKDFGKIRLFRTMLKDQRRHYVVYLPEEVPFERNDFKQIHDQHWQIEQFHRAIKQVCHIEHFQVRSERPVRNHIFAAILAFVYLQKMQIEQEFTNIYQHQRGLFKETIGAFIESFAKGKDHLLPKFIGVINA; the protein is encoded by the coding sequence ATGTTTGCCGTTGAGAAAAACAGGACAGTATCACTGGAAAAAGGTAAATGGCAGCAGGTTCAACACCTCGACATCCCCGACAATGGTCTGGATGTATGGCTCAAAGACTTCGGTAAGATCCGGTTGTTCAGGACGATGCTAAAAGACCAGCGTCGCCACTACGTGGTTTACTTGCCAGAGGAAGTCCCTTTTGAACGCAATGACTTCAAGCAGATCCATGACCAGCACTGGCAGATCGAACAGTTTCACAGGGCGATCAAGCAGGTTTGCCATATTGAGCACTTTCAGGTTCGCAGCGAACGACCCGTCAGAAACCATATATTTGCTGCAATTTTAGCTTTTGTTTATCTCCAGAAAATGCAGATAGAGCAGGAGTTTACGAATATTTATCAGCACCAACGGGGGCTGTTTAAAGAGACAATAGGCGCTTTCATTGAGAGTTTTGCAAAGGGGAAGGATCACCTCCTACCAAAATTTATCGGTGTCATCAATGCGTAA
- a CDS encoding transposase, with protein MRTTTRPTTARCTLAKYIGFLISEPKSSTCTRLAEVTDFSHDSANRFLKRENYQPKDMYDEAVKSLNPIGGTLSVDDSVLDKPYSYSVALVGHFWSGKHHRVVKGVNLITLYYTDVSGRHMPVNYRIYDKSEDKTKNDYFREMLIEVLVWGLKPAFVTGDSWYSCTTNLKTIKNHQTGFMFAVEKNRTVSLEKGKWQQVQHLDIPDNGLDVWLKDFGKIRLFRTMLKDQRRHYVVYLPEEVPFERNDFKQIHDQHWQIEQFHRAIKQVCHIEHFQVRSERPVRNHIFAAILAFVYLQKMQIEQEFTNIYQHQRGLFKETIGAFIESFAKGKDHLLPKFIGVINA; from the coding sequence GTGAGAACTACCACTCGACCGACCACTGCACGATGCACTCTTGCAAAATACATTGGCTTTTTGATTAGTGAGCCAAAATCATCAACATGCACAAGACTGGCCGAGGTTACCGACTTTTCTCACGATAGCGCAAACCGCTTTCTTAAGCGTGAAAACTATCAGCCCAAAGATATGTACGATGAAGCAGTCAAAAGTTTAAACCCTATTGGCGGCACCCTGAGCGTTGATGACAGCGTGCTCGACAAACCTTATAGCTACTCCGTGGCACTGGTTGGCCACTTTTGGTCGGGTAAACATCACCGAGTGGTTAAGGGAGTTAACCTCATCACCCTTTATTACACCGACGTATCCGGGCGCCATATGCCGGTGAATTACAGGATATACGACAAATCGGAAGACAAGACAAAAAACGACTACTTCCGTGAAATGTTGATTGAAGTGCTGGTATGGGGGCTGAAGCCAGCGTTCGTTACCGGTGACTCCTGGTACAGCTGCACGACTAACCTGAAGACGATTAAAAACCATCAGACTGGGTTTATGTTTGCCGTTGAGAAAAACAGGACAGTATCACTGGAAAAAGGTAAATGGCAGCAGGTTCAACACCTCGACATCCCCGACAATGGTCTGGATGTATGGCTCAAAGACTTCGGTAAGATCCGGTTGTTCAGGACGATGCTAAAAGACCAGCGTCGCCACTACGTGGTTTACTTGCCAGAGGAAGTCCCTTTTGAACGCAATGACTTCAAGCAGATCCATGACCAGCACTGGCAGATCGAACAGTTTCACAGGGCGATCAAGCAGGTTTGCCATATTGAGCACTTTCAGGTTCGCAGCGAACGACCCGTCAGAAACCATATATTTGCTGCAATTTTAGCTTTTGTTTATCTCCAGAAAATGCAGATAGAGCAGGAGTTTACGAATATTTATCAGCACCAACGGGGGCTGTTTAAAGAGACAATAGGCGCTTTCATTGAGAGTTTTGCAAAGGGGAAGGATCACCTCCTACCAAAATTTATCGGTGTCATCAATGCGTAA
- the argE gene encoding acetylornithine deacetylase: MSSHHPTLHALSRLIEIPSVSSTLPDLDMSNLPVINELAAWFEAMGFQCEIQPLPRAPHKANLIATLGSGPGGLVLAGHTDTVPYDDNLWKSSPFTLEERDGRFYGLGVCDMKGFFALVMEAVREYLNTPLTAPLIVLATADEESSMNGARALAELGRPKARYAVVGEPTGMRPVHMHKGIMMERIQILGQSGHSSNPALGRNAMETAHKVITDLVQFRAELAERYQNHGFTIPTPTLNLGCIHGGDNPNRICGQCQLDFDIRMLPGMDSKQLRQQIRQRLKPIAEADQVEISLESITPAIEAFAGMENSELVTACEKLTGHQAESVAFGTEAPFFSQLGMDTVVLGPGDIDQAHQPDEYLSHDRINPMIEVLKSLIRQYCLS; encoded by the coding sequence ATGAGCAGCCATCATCCAACATTGCACGCACTTTCACGATTGATAGAGATACCTTCGGTCAGCTCAACCCTTCCTGATCTGGACATGAGTAACCTGCCGGTGATCAATGAGCTGGCGGCGTGGTTTGAAGCGATGGGGTTTCAGTGTGAGATTCAACCGCTGCCCCGGGCTCCACACAAGGCAAACCTGATTGCAACCCTGGGCAGTGGCCCGGGAGGTTTGGTGCTTGCCGGACATACGGATACGGTTCCTTACGATGACAACCTTTGGAAAAGCTCTCCCTTCACTCTGGAAGAAAGAGATGGCCGGTTTTATGGGTTGGGAGTCTGTGATATGAAAGGCTTCTTTGCATTGGTAATGGAAGCTGTTCGGGAGTACTTGAACACGCCATTGACAGCACCATTGATCGTTCTGGCCACAGCTGATGAAGAGTCTTCTATGAATGGTGCTCGTGCACTGGCTGAACTCGGTCGACCAAAAGCGCGGTATGCTGTGGTTGGAGAACCTACCGGGATGCGACCGGTTCATATGCACAAAGGCATTATGATGGAGCGCATTCAGATCCTTGGGCAATCAGGCCATTCCAGTAATCCGGCACTGGGCCGAAATGCCATGGAGACCGCCCATAAGGTGATCACTGACTTGGTGCAGTTCCGTGCAGAACTGGCAGAGCGTTATCAGAATCATGGCTTCACCATTCCTACCCCTACCTTGAACCTGGGTTGTATTCATGGTGGTGACAATCCCAACCGGATTTGTGGGCAGTGCCAGCTGGACTTTGATATTCGTATGTTGCCGGGGATGGACAGTAAACAACTTCGACAGCAAATTCGTCAGAGGCTTAAGCCCATTGCTGAAGCGGATCAGGTTGAGATTTCACTCGAGTCGATTACACCTGCTATTGAAGCTTTTGCTGGTATGGAGAACTCGGAGCTGGTTACCGCCTGTGAGAAGCTGACAGGACATCAGGCAGAAAGTGTTGCATTTGGTACAGAGGCTCCATTTTTTAGCCAACTGGGCATGGATACCGTGGTATTGGGTCCGGGTGATATCGATCAGGCGCACCAGCCAGATGAATACCTCTCTCATGATCGAATAAACCCAATGATTGAGGTTTTGAAGTCATTGATCAGACAGTACTGCTTGTCTTGA
- the argA gene encoding amino-acid N-acetyltransferase, whose product MKKKDNSADNAEKYVKFFRQSSPYIHAHRGKTFVIMLSGETLAHPNLGNIISDIALMSSLGVRLVLVHGARPQIDERLRERGIKTVIHQGGAGNGRPHNERRVTDKQSLECVKDAVGNMRALIESRLSVGLVNSPMHGARIRVVSGNFVTAKPLGVLDGIDFQHTGEVRKIDSQAIAHLLDSGYVVLLSCLGLSPTGEVFNIEVEEVATRTAISLEAEKLILYAEQQGIIDHQGNLISRISPHDANKALESQVGESRRLLSSAIIACSHGVERAQIISYQDDGSLLMELFTRNGAGTLISRDHYEEVRGATIEDVGGILELIHPFEEKGILRRRSRKELEREIKLFSVVLLDGMIIGCAALHPYYENGISRAELACVVVHPEYRKAQRGDRLLAHIEALAEEQGMSEIYVMTTQTTHWFIEREFAEVAYEDLPAELKAKYNPKRQSKVLMKTIG is encoded by the coding sequence GTGAAAAAAAAGGATAATTCAGCAGACAACGCCGAAAAGTACGTGAAGTTTTTCCGTCAATCGTCACCCTATATTCATGCCCACAGAGGTAAAACCTTTGTGATCATGCTCAGTGGTGAAACGCTGGCTCACCCGAACCTGGGTAACATCATCAGTGATATTGCTTTGATGAGCAGCCTGGGTGTCCGACTGGTACTTGTGCACGGTGCCCGGCCCCAGATTGATGAACGATTACGTGAGCGGGGTATTAAAACGGTTATTCATCAAGGCGGAGCAGGCAATGGAAGACCGCATAATGAACGACGGGTTACGGATAAGCAGAGCCTTGAGTGTGTCAAGGATGCAGTAGGAAATATGAGAGCCTTGATTGAATCAAGGCTCTCGGTAGGCTTGGTTAACTCTCCGATGCATGGTGCCAGGATTCGGGTTGTCAGTGGTAACTTTGTGACTGCCAAACCCCTGGGAGTATTGGATGGTATCGACTTTCAGCATACTGGCGAAGTCCGAAAGATAGACAGTCAGGCGATTGCTCATCTGCTGGATAGTGGCTATGTAGTCTTACTCTCCTGCCTCGGGCTTTCTCCGACCGGAGAGGTCTTCAATATTGAAGTAGAGGAAGTGGCTACCCGGACCGCAATCAGTCTGGAAGCTGAAAAACTGATACTTTATGCTGAACAGCAGGGAATTATTGATCATCAGGGTAATCTGATCAGTAGAATTTCTCCCCATGACGCCAATAAAGCGCTTGAGTCGCAGGTTGGTGAGTCCCGAAGACTGCTTTCCTCTGCGATTATCGCTTGCTCCCATGGTGTTGAGCGGGCTCAGATTATCAGCTACCAGGATGATGGATCACTGCTGATGGAGCTATTCACCCGTAATGGTGCTGGCACGCTTATTTCCAGAGATCACTATGAAGAAGTCCGTGGTGCAACCATTGAGGATGTGGGTGGCATTCTGGAACTGATCCATCCTTTTGAGGAAAAAGGCATACTGCGCCGTCGCTCCCGAAAAGAACTGGAGCGGGAAATAAAGCTGTTCAGTGTTGTTTTGCTGGATGGCATGATCATTGGCTGCGCTGCTCTTCATCCGTACTATGAAAATGGTATCAGCAGAGCGGAACTTGCCTGTGTTGTCGTTCATCCTGAATATCGCAAAGCACAACGCGGTGATCGTTTGCTTGCGCATATTGAAGCATTGGCGGAAGAACAGGGCATGAGCGAAATCTACGTCATGACAACCCAGACTACCCATTGGTTTATTGAGCGAGAATTTGCTGAAGTGGCCTATGAGGATTTACCAGCAGAGCTGAAAGCAAAATATAACCCGAAAAGGCAGTCAAAGGTTCTTATGAAAACGATAGGTTAA
- a CDS encoding DUF2057 domain-containing protein, with protein MFVRRLLGALLVSTLAMPVIADNTLVLPEKTKLLVLDGKDANELSSKKDLSLGNGRHQLVFQLKTLVREGGDTKMFTTSPYIMTFNLSGDQTYTINAPTLKTARDTNKLSQSPKTQFSITNAKGQTIPFEFSVLNKSGLLIGGDTVEDIQKFNLSDSPAAVREMAGTVYIATPQGISYQVAQQPQPAVMPASATAQPMSESMLQYWYNQADETTRERFLQWISESEKTGK; from the coding sequence ATGTTTGTACGTCGTCTGTTGGGTGCACTGTTGGTATCCACTCTGGCCATGCCCGTTATTGCTGACAACACACTGGTGCTGCCCGAGAAAACAAAGCTGCTGGTACTTGATGGTAAGGATGCCAATGAACTAAGCAGCAAGAAGGATCTTTCTCTTGGCAATGGCCGTCATCAGTTGGTATTTCAGTTGAAAACGCTGGTGCGGGAAGGTGGTGACACCAAAATGTTTACCACCAGTCCCTATATCATGACATTTAATCTGTCTGGTGATCAGACCTACACCATCAATGCCCCAACACTGAAAACGGCAAGAGATACCAATAAACTGTCACAGTCGCCTAAGACTCAATTCTCAATTACCAATGCCAAAGGCCAGACGATTCCCTTTGAGTTTAGCGTTCTTAACAAATCTGGCTTGTTAATCGGGGGAGACACGGTTGAGGATATTCAGAAGTTTAACTTGTCTGATAGTCCGGCTGCTGTTCGGGAAATGGCTGGAACTGTTTATATCGCTACCCCGCAAGGCATTTCATATCAGGTTGCTCAGCAACCACAACCTGCTGTCATGCCAGCGTCGGCAACGGCTCAACCAATGAGTGAAAGCATGCTTCAGTACTGGTATAACCAGGCAGATGAGACGACCCGTGAACGGTTCCTTCAATGGATCTCTGAAAGCGAGAAAACCGGAAAGTAG
- a CDS encoding dihydrofolate reductase, whose protein sequence is MKLALIAAVADNNVIGINNKMPWYLPRDLRYFKAVTMGKPVIMGRKTFDSLSKPLPGRTNIVITRDKDWQHDGVNVVHSLNDAIALAEALIMAEAPALTNGNEEIMIIGGEQIYRQAIDRADRLYLTRVCQRFDGDAFFPDISRQEWQEISREDVKSEDDQPLTHSYLVLDKA, encoded by the coding sequence ATGAAGCTGGCCTTGATAGCTGCAGTGGCAGATAACAATGTAATTGGCATCAACAATAAAATGCCCTGGTATCTGCCGAGAGACCTGCGCTACTTCAAGGCCGTCACCATGGGGAAACCGGTCATCATGGGCCGAAAAACCTTTGACTCCCTGAGCAAGCCTCTGCCTGGCAGAACCAATATCGTTATTACCCGGGATAAAGACTGGCAACATGATGGAGTAAACGTAGTCCACAGCCTGAATGATGCGATTGCACTGGCTGAAGCGTTGATCATGGCGGAGGCTCCCGCTCTGACCAACGGGAACGAAGAAATCATGATCATTGGTGGCGAACAGATTTATCGACAGGCGATTGACCGGGCTGACCGGCTTTATCTGACCCGGGTGTGTCAACGTTTTGACGGTGATGCCTTTTTCCCGGATATCAGCCGACAAGAGTGGCAGGAAATCTCCCGGGAGGATGTTAAATCTGAAGATGATCAGCCACTGACACACAGTTATCTGGTGCTTGATAAGGCCTGA